In Deferribacter autotrophicus, the following are encoded in one genomic region:
- a CDS encoding response regulator: MKCSILILDDDIELSENMKELLEDSGFEVMATDNIDEALNLIEDFSPSVLLVDYLMPDLDGISFLSRIREKNKWIRIILMTAFPSVELAVDAIKKGANDFIAKPFKKDELITKINKSLEELKFISNSCNESDIDEILNCLSNKIRRDILQLLFKKDEMRFMEIVRSLNMSDHTKLNFHLKILIKNKLIIHKNQIYKITKKGINALQCIKRLI; this comes from the coding sequence ATGAAATGCTCAATTTTAATTCTGGATGATGATATTGAATTATCTGAAAATATGAAAGAGTTGTTGGAAGATAGTGGCTTTGAAGTTATGGCCACGGATAATATTGATGAAGCGTTAAATCTAATAGAGGATTTCAGTCCTTCAGTTTTATTAGTAGATTATCTTATGCCTGATTTAGATGGTATTAGTTTCCTTAGTAGGATTAGAGAAAAAAACAAATGGATAAGGATAATATTAATGACAGCTTTTCCGTCCGTTGAGTTAGCTGTTGATGCTATAAAAAAGGGTGCAAATGATTTTATAGCAAAACCTTTTAAAAAGGATGAACTGATTACAAAAATTAATAAATCTCTTGAGGAATTGAAATTTATTTCAAACAGTTGTAACGAATCCGATATTGATGAGATATTAAACTGTTTATCGAACAAGATTAGGCGTGATATTTTACAGCTATTGTTTAAAAAGGATGAAATGCGTTTTATGGAGATTGTTAGAAGTTTGAATATGTCGGATCATACAAAGTTAAATTTTCATTTAAAGATTCTTATAAAGAATAAGCTTATTATACACAAAAATCAAATTTACAAGATTACTAAAAAAGGTATCAATGCATTACAATGTATAAAAAGATTAATATAG
- a CDS encoding sensor histidine kinase, translating into MFITFIIFLFYGLSFFILGFAILLKDKRFSRLKIANHLNYIAFFGILHGIHEWIDLYILMEKNCIKLESLINWYQIKFFILLLSFLFLLYFGISTISILAKLEVSKIYRYLFLAIGFGLSLVIYYNSIKMKNDILIRYVFGFSSAVISGVSFLIIYAKFRSKHIFGYKNLMFCGYSFIGYGIFSGLFPSNFHFGIVYVAMIRGIFAILIFIFLFKFLKVFDDEYIQHIEDNLRSLALNDRLSSIGRLAMGIAHEINTPLTNATMIVEILKSKFNVQDKKILEKLDSLEKNIDRASTIAKELLLFSKDEKIQSFEKINIKDIMENVKFFIKNHEKFKFVVFNVDKNCYFEGIAHKIEEVLINLIMNAFDAVAENPKIEVSAHCSDKNIILSVSDNGEGVDPEILDKIFDPFFTTKKPNYGTGMGLYLCYNIVKMHKGEILVESELGKGTTFKIILPRYQNEMLNFNSG; encoded by the coding sequence ATGTTTATCACATTTATCATCTTCTTATTTTATGGTCTTTCATTTTTTATCTTGGGATTTGCCATCTTATTAAAAGATAAGAGATTTAGTAGATTAAAAATAGCTAACCATCTAAATTACATAGCTTTTTTCGGGATTTTGCACGGTATCCATGAATGGATTGATTTGTATATTTTAATGGAAAAAAACTGTATAAAATTGGAATCTTTAATTAATTGGTATCAAATTAAATTTTTTATCTTACTGTTGTCGTTTTTATTTTTGTTATATTTTGGAATTAGTACCATATCCATATTAGCGAAGTTAGAAGTTTCAAAAATTTATAGATATCTTTTTTTGGCAATTGGTTTTGGATTGTCGTTAGTTATTTATTATAATTCAATAAAGATGAAGAATGATATTCTGATTAGATATGTGTTTGGTTTTTCATCTGCCGTTATATCTGGTGTGAGTTTTTTAATTATTTATGCAAAATTTAGAAGCAAGCATATATTTGGATACAAAAATCTAATGTTTTGTGGTTACTCATTTATTGGATATGGAATTTTTAGTGGTTTATTTCCTTCTAATTTTCATTTTGGGATTGTTTATGTAGCAATGATTAGAGGGATATTTGCCATATTAATATTTATTTTTCTTTTTAAATTCTTAAAAGTTTTCGATGATGAATATATCCAGCATATAGAAGATAATTTAAGGTCTCTTGCTTTAAATGATAGATTGTCATCTATTGGAAGATTAGCAATGGGAATTGCTCATGAAATAAATACTCCTCTTACAAATGCAACAATGATTGTGGAGATTTTAAAAAGCAAATTTAACGTCCAAGATAAAAAAATTTTAGAAAAACTTGATTCCTTAGAAAAAAATATTGACAGGGCCTCAACGATAGCAAAAGAGCTACTTCTGTTTTCTAAAGATGAGAAGATTCAATCATTTGAGAAAATAAATATTAAAGATATTATGGAAAATGTTAAGTTTTTTATAAAGAATCATGAGAAGTTTAAATTTGTTGTTTTTAATGTTGATAAAAATTGCTATTTCGAAGGGATAGCACATAAAATTGAAGAGGTGTTAATCAACCTGATAATGAATGCATTTGATGCTGTGGCAGAAAACCCTAAGATTGAAGTAAGTGCACATTGTAGTGACAAAAACATAATTTTATCAGTTAGTGATAACGGTGAAGGGGTAGATCCAGAAATACTGGATAAGATTTTTGATCCATTTTTTACAACAAAAAAACCTAATTATGGTACAGGTATGGGGCTTTATTTATGCTATAATATAGTTAAAATGCATAAAGGTGAAATATTGGTTGAGTCTGAATTAGGTAAAGGGACAACTTTCAAAATTATATTACCGAGATATCAAAATGAAATGCTCAATTTTAATTCTGGATGA
- a CDS encoding MFS transporter, which produces MKNFSFSKESLKMYIFLLILTLAAFSGLQGWRTLFNNFAVEVAKLEGFHIGVIQSVREIPGFLALLVIYLLLIFSEHRLASTSIIILGIGIGLTGYLPTFYGIIFTTLVMSFGFHYYETLNQSLTLQYFNTSEAPLVFAKLRSIAALTNIFIGVILFFIVRYFTYTQIFTAIGIFIVILGVITLFFDPTRNDLPPQRKKMIFRKKYWLFYVLTLFAGARRQIFVAFSVFLLVKKFHFSVVEISALFVINNLINYFINPLIGKAINRFGERKVLSLEYFSLIIIFSIYAFSNSKILVGLMYILDHIFFNFAIAIRTFFQKIADPKDIAPSMAVGFTINHIAAVIFPVIGGILWSIDYKISFLLGAFLSLITLIFGQFIDMEIRKNRV; this is translated from the coding sequence ATGAAAAATTTTAGCTTTTCTAAAGAAAGTCTTAAAATGTATATCTTCTTGTTAATTCTAACCCTAGCTGCTTTTTCAGGTCTTCAAGGTTGGAGAACTCTGTTTAACAATTTTGCTGTGGAAGTTGCAAAACTAGAAGGTTTCCACATCGGTGTGATACAATCAGTCAGAGAAATCCCGGGCTTTCTCGCTCTTTTAGTGATTTATCTTTTGCTAATATTTTCCGAACACAGATTGGCTTCCACTTCAATAATAATTTTAGGAATTGGTATAGGACTTACCGGATATCTACCCACATTTTACGGCATAATTTTTACAACATTAGTGATGTCATTCGGGTTTCATTACTACGAAACACTTAACCAGTCACTCACATTACAATATTTCAACACATCTGAAGCACCACTTGTATTTGCAAAACTCAGATCCATAGCCGCTCTTACAAATATTTTTATCGGAGTCATACTGTTCTTTATTGTAAGATATTTTACATATACTCAAATCTTCACAGCCATAGGAATTTTCATTGTAATCTTAGGAGTAATAACACTCTTTTTTGATCCCACTAGAAACGACCTACCACCACAAAGAAAAAAGATGATTTTTAGAAAAAAGTACTGGTTATTTTATGTCTTAACATTATTTGCCGGTGCAAGAAGACAGATATTTGTGGCCTTTTCTGTTTTTTTATTGGTAAAAAAATTCCATTTTTCCGTTGTTGAAATATCGGCACTCTTTGTAATTAACAACCTCATAAATTATTTCATCAATCCATTAATCGGAAAAGCCATCAATAGGTTTGGAGAAAGAAAGGTTTTAAGCTTGGAATATTTTTCTCTAATCATTATTTTTTCTATTTATGCCTTTTCAAACTCTAAAATTCTTGTTGGATTGATGTACATTTTAGATCATATATTCTTTAACTTTGCTATAGCTATCAGGACATTTTTTCAAAAAATTGCTGATCCAAAGGATATCGCCCCAAGTATGGCTGTGGGCTTCACAATCAATCACATTGCAGCAGTAATTTTCCCTGTCATTGGCGGTATTTTATGGAGCATTGACTATAAAATATCCTTTTTATTGGGTGCTTTTTTAAGTCTCATCACATTGATTTTTGGTCAATTTATCGATATGGAAATCAGAAAAAACAGAGTTTAA
- a CDS encoding aldehyde ferredoxin oxidoreductase family protein, with protein sequence MLKNDSFANVLYIDLTEKRFWIERREDLFNENIGGSGVAISLLHEECPENCDPLSPENPIIFAVGPLTGLFPLASKTVAMFKSPHTNNLGESHCGGRSAIAIRMAGYGAIVIRGRSDFPVYIAIHGNKVYFRDASALWGMRSSFTAGRIIREKEPGEGLRTIMRIGRAGEKQVSYACVTTETYRHFGRLGLGAVFGSKNLKAIIISGKRSLPVVDNKQYKRLYSDIYKVAVSTPAMKKYHDLGTPQNVLPLNELGGLPTRNLKETRFEKARELSGENFAENYLGRRIACAHCPVGCVHIAVLRDPYGDEPYFYKTSMISYDYEPIYALGFMLGLPDVPSFLKLMDKIEVLGLDVMSAGVILAWATEALERGIISIKETMGVEFKWGELDQYLKAIDLIVEQPNEFYQALARGVEYASSKYGGKDFALAFGKNEMPGYHTGPAAHLGYSIGARHSHLDNAGYSIDQKVLTKKSLSPREMAEALISEEQWRQILSSLVICFFAREVYKPEIVSESLKVAGFELGIDELKEIGKKIFYEKYKFKFREGFSFDSLRLPKRIFETPSPLGKLDEGYMRSVLEHVKEIIK encoded by the coding sequence ATGCTTAAAAATGATTCATTTGCTAATGTTCTTTACATAGATCTTACCGAAAAACGGTTCTGGATTGAGAGAAGGGAAGATCTTTTTAACGAGAATATAGGTGGTTCAGGTGTCGCTATTTCTCTTCTTCATGAAGAATGTCCGGAAAATTGTGATCCCTTATCGCCAGAAAATCCTATTATTTTTGCAGTGGGACCTTTAACCGGATTATTCCCTTTGGCATCAAAAACCGTTGCTATGTTTAAGTCTCCTCATACAAATAATCTTGGTGAAAGTCATTGCGGTGGACGAAGTGCTATTGCCATTCGAATGGCCGGTTATGGAGCGATTGTTATAAGAGGTAGAAGCGATTTCCCCGTGTATATTGCCATTCATGGGAATAAGGTTTATTTCCGTGATGCTTCCGCTCTTTGGGGTATGAGGAGTAGTTTTACAGCTGGAAGGATAATAAGGGAAAAAGAGCCGGGAGAGGGATTAAGAACGATAATGCGTATCGGCAGGGCCGGGGAAAAACAGGTATCATATGCGTGTGTAACTACAGAAACTTATCGCCATTTTGGTAGACTTGGTTTAGGTGCTGTATTTGGTAGCAAAAATCTAAAAGCGATAATTATTTCAGGAAAAAGGTCTTTACCTGTTGTTGATAACAAACAATACAAAAGGCTCTATTCGGATATTTACAAAGTCGCTGTTTCAACACCGGCAATGAAAAAATACCATGATTTGGGGACGCCACAAAATGTTCTTCCTTTAAATGAGCTTGGAGGATTGCCCACTCGTAATTTGAAAGAGACAAGATTTGAAAAGGCAAGAGAATTGTCGGGGGAAAATTTTGCTGAGAATTATCTTGGGAGAAGGATTGCTTGCGCTCATTGTCCTGTGGGGTGTGTTCATATAGCAGTTTTGAGAGATCCTTATGGGGACGAGCCATATTTTTATAAAACATCCATGATTTCTTACGATTATGAACCGATTTATGCATTGGGATTTATGCTTGGTTTACCGGATGTTCCAAGTTTTCTAAAATTGATGGATAAAATTGAAGTTCTCGGGCTTGATGTAATGAGTGCCGGAGTTATTCTCGCTTGGGCAACTGAAGCTTTAGAACGTGGTATAATTTCTATTAAAGAAACAATGGGTGTAGAGTTTAAGTGGGGGGAACTTGACCAGTATCTAAAAGCTATTGATTTAATAGTGGAACAACCCAACGAATTTTATCAAGCTTTAGCGCGTGGAGTAGAGTATGCGTCTTCCAAATATGGAGGGAAAGATTTCGCTCTAGCTTTTGGTAAAAACGAAATGCCTGGCTATCATACGGGTCCGGCAGCACATTTGGGATATTCAATAGGTGCCAGACATAGCCATCTAGATAATGCCGGTTACAGTATAGACCAAAAAGTTCTTACGAAAAAGAGTTTAAGTCCAAGAGAGATGGCCGAAGCTCTAATTTCGGAAGAACAGTGGCGACAGATTTTATCAAGCTTGGTGATTTGTTTTTTTGCCAGAGAAGTATATAAGCCTGAAATTGTATCTGAATCATTAAAAGTTGCAGGTTTCGAATTGGGGATAGATGAATTAAAAGAGATTGGTAAAAAGATTTTTTATGAAAAATATAAATTTAAGTTTAGAGAAGGGTTTTCTTTTGATTCTCTTAGATTACCTAAAAGAATTTTTGAAACACCATCACCTTTGGGTAAATTGGATGAAGGATATATGCGTAGTGTGTTAGAGCATGTTAAAGAAATAATTAAATAG
- a CDS encoding 4Fe-4S binding protein, producing MRLVVVDSERCVGCQSCMFACSRSHGEAGLSKTCIMVRSVGGMEYGFVIVVCRACENPSCIKVCPTNALSRRGRGGVHLDISKCIGCGNCRDACPIGAVFWDDEINKPMICSHCGYCVNFCPHGVLKMEKGEGRHA from the coding sequence ATGAGATTAGTTGTGGTTGATTCAGAAAGATGTGTAGGATGTCAAAGTTGTATGTTTGCTTGTTCAAGAAGTCATGGGGAAGCAGGTTTGTCAAAAACTTGTATCATGGTCAGGTCTGTTGGGGGGATGGAGTATGGTTTTGTTATTGTTGTATGTAGGGCTTGTGAAAATCCGTCTTGTATAAAAGTTTGTCCTACTAATGCTTTAAGTCGGAGGGGAAGAGGTGGGGTTCATCTGGATATTTCAAAATGTATAGGATGTGGGAATTGTCGTGATGCATGTCCAATTGGTGCGGTTTTTTGGGATGATGAAATTAATAAACCGATGATTTGTTCGCATTGCGGTTATTGTGTAAACTTTTGTCCTCATGGTGTTTTAAAAATGGAAAAAGGGGAGGGGAGACATGCTTAA
- a CDS encoding RluA family pseudouridine synthase, which produces MSQFFKKYDKLYEDDDILVVCKDHGVLVIPDRYDKDLFNLKNHFDDVYGKIFVVHRLDAGTGGLVVFAKNSFAHKKLSLQFQNNAVKKKYFCITEGVLKYPFTTLLPISKRNYHGKYKINFKSGRKSITTFYPLSYNERYSFVEAVPKTGRSHQIRVHLKAYKTPLMQDYLYNKKIDDKRLTLFAYFLEFEHPATGKTVQFKAKLFDFMEEKLKEAGLSYL; this is translated from the coding sequence ATGAGTCAATTTTTTAAAAAGTATGATAAGCTGTATGAAGATGATGATATATTGGTGGTTTGCAAGGATCATGGTGTTCTTGTAATCCCTGACAGGTATGATAAGGATCTGTTTAATTTGAAAAATCATTTTGATGATGTGTATGGTAAGATTTTCGTAGTTCATCGTCTTGATGCTGGTACGGGTGGCTTGGTTGTTTTTGCAAAAAACAGTTTTGCCCATAAAAAATTATCACTGCAGTTTCAAAATAATGCAGTAAAAAAGAAATATTTTTGCATTACTGAGGGGGTGTTAAAATATCCGTTTACGACATTGTTGCCCATATCAAAGCGAAACTATCATGGTAAGTATAAAATCAATTTTAAGAGTGGTAGAAAATCGATAACAACTTTTTATCCGCTATCTTATAATGAAAGATATTCCTTTGTTGAAGCTGTTCCGAAAACGGGTAGATCACATCAGATAAGAGTTCATTTAAAGGCCTATAAAACTCCGCTGATGCAAGATTATTTGTACAATAAAAAGATTGATGATAAAAGATTAACACTTTTTGCGTATTTTTTGGAATTTGAACATCCAGCAACAGGAAAAACCGTTCAATTTAAAGCAAAGTTATTTGATTTTATGGAAGAAAAATTAAAAGAAGCTGGATTATCTTATTTATAA
- the glp gene encoding gephyrin-like molybdotransferase Glp, with protein MINPFDALDLILSNVEEVGYEVIPVFDAMNRVAYENVKSKVNLPGFDNSAMDGFAFKYEDLEKCNGKFQIQGTISAGDFNDYKIENDCECYRIMTGAKVPEGADTVVEFEKVDEKDGFIILQDEIKRGKNVRKIGEDIKVGDEIDIKGKFLKSWDISRLISCGIFNVKVYRRLKVAVVATGDELLVPGEIPNSEKIYDANSYNIKLLLQNYGIDASYFGVAKDDSDEFLKLFDQFKDYDAVISSAGISFGDFDVVTNAFEKRGTKWLFKNVKQKPGKPFSFALIDGKIPFFALPGNPVSAFFCTFFYVLPVLRKMLGFKKYTNSFVYAKLMGNMTKKNKRFHFNRVSVKLNDGEFLAFPFRTQDSHVISSIFFGNAFAVIEDERVGEIPAGERLKCYLYDHESIF; from the coding sequence ATGATAAATCCATTTGATGCTTTGGATTTGATACTATCAAATGTCGAGGAAGTTGGGTATGAAGTTATTCCTGTGTTTGATGCTATGAATAGAGTTGCTTATGAAAATGTTAAATCAAAGGTAAATTTACCCGGATTTGATAATTCGGCTATGGATGGATTTGCTTTTAAGTATGAAGATTTAGAAAAATGTAACGGTAAATTTCAAATTCAAGGGACAATTTCTGCTGGTGATTTTAATGATTATAAAATTGAAAATGATTGTGAATGCTACAGGATAATGACTGGTGCTAAAGTGCCTGAGGGTGCTGATACTGTGGTGGAATTTGAAAAAGTCGATGAAAAGGATGGTTTTATTATTTTACAGGATGAAATAAAAAGAGGGAAAAATGTTAGAAAAATTGGTGAAGATATAAAGGTGGGTGATGAGATAGATATAAAGGGGAAATTTTTAAAGTCGTGGGATATTTCGAGATTGATTAGTTGTGGTATTTTTAATGTTAAAGTGTACAGACGTTTGAAGGTAGCGGTTGTGGCTACTGGTGATGAGCTATTAGTTCCAGGTGAAATTCCCAATAGTGAAAAGATTTATGATGCAAATAGTTATAATATAAAGCTTTTACTTCAAAATTACGGTATCGATGCATCCTATTTTGGTGTTGCAAAAGATGATTCGGATGAGTTTTTGAAGCTATTTGACCAATTTAAGGATTACGATGCGGTTATTAGTAGTGCTGGTATCTCTTTTGGGGATTTTGATGTTGTTACCAATGCTTTTGAGAAGAGAGGAACCAAATGGTTATTTAAAAATGTTAAACAGAAACCTGGCAAACCTTTCTCTTTTGCGTTAATTGATGGGAAAATACCGTTTTTTGCTTTACCTGGAAATCCTGTAAGTGCTTTTTTCTGTACGTTTTTTTATGTATTACCTGTGTTAAGAAAAATGCTTGGATTCAAAAAATATACAAACAGTTTTGTGTATGCAAAGCTTATGGGTAATATGACGAAAAAAAATAAACGTTTTCATTTTAATCGTGTAAGTGTAAAATTAAATGATGGAGAGTTTTTGGCTTTTCCTTTCAGAACACAGGATTCACACGTGATAAGTTCCATATTTTTCGGTAATGCGTTTGCGGTGATAGAAGATGAAAGGGTTGGTGAGATACCCGCAGGGGAAAGATTGAAATGTTATCTTTATGATCATGAGTCAATTTTTTAA
- the hflX gene encoding GTPase HflX: MSLLSKEINRQIGLLIDRYNEIQYVIVGDNKSIFIPELKRFRLVPGKLRGLRLVHTHLYNEGLTEDDITDLAMLRLDAVSAILINQEGLPAKIETAFLLPPNRENNIYNILDETDVYNQKTNFSEFIKNLEKEIEEKSISLFQIKKENNAFLVGCFKNKEEAKESLLELKELARSAGLNVVDTIYQIKQKVDPKYILGIGKLKNIAIRAYQLGVDYIIFDNNLTPSQAREISKLVEIKIMDRTQLILDIFAKRAHSNEGKLKVELAQLKYLMPRLSVKDDSLSRLTGGIGGRGPGETKLEIDRRRIKDKIAFLTRKLKQIEKTRDIQRKKRTKRDIPTVSIVGYTNAGKTTLINSLTNSNIYADNLMFATLDTSSKRLRFPEEKEIIITDTVGFIRDLPEDLKDAFKSTLEELYDADLLLHVVDISNKNYEKQIESVNKILEELNLKDMDTILVFNKIDLIDDETLKERKKEYPEAVFISALNRKTFQPLLDKIFYKIFKKKLKHASS; this comes from the coding sequence TTGTCCTTGCTTTCAAAAGAAATTAATAGACAAATTGGGCTTTTGATTGATAGATATAATGAAATTCAATATGTTATTGTAGGTGACAACAAATCGATTTTTATACCTGAACTCAAAAGATTTAGATTAGTACCGGGAAAACTCAGGGGATTAAGATTAGTTCATACACATCTTTACAATGAAGGATTAACTGAAGATGATATTACTGACCTTGCAATGCTTCGACTTGACGCAGTATCAGCAATTCTTATAAATCAAGAAGGTCTACCAGCAAAAATCGAAACTGCATTTCTTTTACCACCAAATAGAGAAAATAATATATATAACATTTTGGATGAAACTGATGTTTACAACCAAAAGACAAATTTTTCAGAATTTATTAAAAATTTGGAAAAAGAGATTGAAGAAAAAAGTATTTCACTTTTTCAGATAAAAAAGGAAAATAATGCATTTCTTGTGGGATGTTTTAAAAATAAGGAAGAAGCAAAAGAATCCTTATTAGAATTAAAAGAGCTTGCAAGAAGTGCAGGTTTAAATGTTGTTGACACAATATACCAAATAAAGCAGAAAGTTGATCCAAAATACATCTTAGGAATTGGAAAGTTAAAAAATATCGCAATCCGGGCTTATCAACTTGGAGTAGATTACATAATTTTTGACAATAACCTTACTCCTTCACAAGCACGTGAAATAAGTAAGTTAGTAGAAATTAAAATCATGGATAGAACTCAGCTAATCCTAGATATTTTTGCCAAAAGAGCCCACTCCAACGAAGGGAAATTAAAAGTAGAGCTTGCTCAATTAAAATACCTAATGCCAAGATTAAGTGTAAAAGATGATTCCCTGTCACGTCTTACCGGTGGTATTGGAGGAAGAGGTCCCGGCGAAACAAAGTTGGAAATAGATAGACGTAGAATTAAAGACAAAATTGCCTTTTTAACCAGAAAACTAAAACAGATAGAAAAAACAAGAGATATCCAACGGAAAAAAAGAACTAAAAGGGATATCCCCACAGTATCCATTGTAGGATACACTAATGCTGGAAAAACAACATTAATCAATAGCCTGACAAATAGCAACATATACGCCGACAATTTGATGTTTGCCACCTTAGATACCAGTTCTAAAAGGCTTCGTTTTCCTGAAGAAAAAGAAATAATAATTACTGATACGGTCGGTTTTATTAGAGATTTGCCTGAAGATTTAAAAGATGCTTTCAAATCTACTCTGGAAGAGCTTTATGATGCAGATCTTTTGTTGCATGTAGTCGATATTTCAAACAAAAATTATGAAAAACAAATTGAAAGTGTAAATAAAATACTCGAAGAGCTTAATCTTAAGGATATGGACACCATCCTTGTTTTCAACAAAATTGATTTAATTGATGATGAAACTTTAAAAGAAAGAAAAAAAGAGTATCCTGAAGCAGTTTTTATCTCTGCATTGAACAGAAAAACATTCCAACCTCTTCTCGATAAAATTTTTTACAAAATTTTTAAGAAGAAATTAAAACATGCGTCCAGCTGA
- a CDS encoding FmdB family zinc ribbon protein: MPIYEYKCKECGNVFELMESINSDVYERKCVKCGGTAKRIISLSSFHLKGSGWYVTDYKNNKGSGSKTKSENTSCGSGSKEACSTCAASQNN, from the coding sequence ATGCCAATTTATGAATACAAATGCAAAGAATGCGGCAACGTGTTTGAATTAATGGAAAGTATTAATTCAGATGTGTATGAGAGAAAGTGCGTGAAGTGTGGCGGTACAGCCAAAAGGATTATTTCTTTATCAAGTTTTCATCTGAAAGGTTCTGGTTGGTATGTGACAGATTATAAAAATAACAAAGGATCCGGTTCTAAGACAAAAAGTGAAAATACAAGTTGCGGGTCCGGATCAAAAGAAGCTTGCTCAACTTGTGCAGCATCACAAAATAATTAG